One Haliaeetus albicilla chromosome 20, bHalAlb1.1, whole genome shotgun sequence genomic window, gaaaagaaaagaaaaaataagaatgttttcatttgtcaCTTTCAAAATTCAGTGATTTAGTAATTCATTTTAGAATGACTATCCATTTCCAGAGGTAATTTAAATAATATCTTAAAATGTGCAAAACAGATTGAAACCAAatgtgtagaaaaaaaattcaatttgtCAAAACATTTCTAAAGTAGTAATTTCAGGTTGACCTCAAGCCACTTACCTCCATTAACACTTGGTTTTCAAGTTGACTGAAAACCAAGCTGAAAGTCTGCCCTTTCCATCATGGCTGCAGATATTCACATAAGAAGAAAGAGGGCACAATAACTTGTCTGTTCCATATAGCTGTGAAGCATTAAGTCATCTGTCCTCTGCCTTTTGTATCTCTGTATCTCCTTCCTTTGGACTCAGTGCTTGTCAGAAGAATTGGTGAAATGTAAAGGATTGGTGAAACGTAGCAAAGTGCCAGTATGAAAGTGCAAAAATTGGTAAGTTCAGCCATGTGGCCAACTCCTACTTCTTAGCATCTTTGTCCACTTTTTCCCAAGATACATGACcaggttttgttctttcagaTTTCCAAAGGACACCTAGCTCTGTGTATTGGCATTTGCAGAAAAGCGTttggtattttctctttttttatcaAGTTTCCTTCATCTGtctgaagagcagaaatattACCAAGTGATGGGGGAAGTCATGACATGGCACAATTGATGGAGGCAGAGTCAAGGTGAGCAACTTACGCCTATGGGTCCAGGTTCTGGTCTGACCTCCTGCCTCCATGGCTTCTGGGTGCCAGGCATGTTTATGAACTGCACTCTGTAAAATGTAACTcgctccttctcctccagccacaATCTTGGCTTCTGTCTCATCTGTcctttcctctgtctcttgcaGAAGGCAGGAGAGACCTGAATGATGTGCTCATATTGCTCTTATTGAATGCTTGTAATTCCGAATGCAAATGGCACTTTTTATACGTGAACAGAAAAAGGACTAAATTCACTGGATAAATTATTCACAACAGATAATTCAACCTGGCCTCGTGGGAGAGTGCAATGAATGTCTgatgatgttaaaaaaaaaaccccacaactaaTTCTTCCAGCCagtgaagtcaatggcaaaaccTTTTACTGACTTCAAAGGGAGCAGAACCTAGCCCCAAGCCAGAGGGGCCCACATGCAACTTCTCTTCAGTGGTTCTCACTTGCATTTGGAGCTAAAACCCAGACAAGCGTTTACATTTTGAGGAGCCCAGACTAATGCTGTAGAGCAGAGTCgggctgccagggcacatgCATTATTCCAGCTCTGGTTGAAAGCAGGTCTGCGGCGCAGAGCACAGCCCCCCAGACTGAAATAACCCAACCTCAAGACAGGGCCAAGGTGGAGGTGGTGTTTAGCGAGTTTGGAGCTCAGGGCAGGTTCATTAGGCcaggtttgtctagtttggagaagaggaggctgaggggcaaccTCGTTGCTCTccacagcttcctgaggaggggaagtggagagggaggtgctggtctcttctccctggcagccagggacAGGACTGTTAAAAGCTGTGCTAcaggaggtttagactggactTTAGGAAGCATTgctttaccgagagggtggtcgaacactggaacaggcttcctagaggtggtcaatgccccaagcctgtcagtgtttaagaggcatttggacaatgccctcAATAATGCCCtgtaacttttggtcagccctgaagtggtcaggcagttggactggatgactgttgtaggttccttccaactAAACTGCTCCGCTCTGCTCTTGTTCTATTCTAATTTACTTTGCGTCTTGGGATAGATTCGCAGCCAGTGAGGGGGGGTGTGACTAGGGTGCCACCAGCCCCCCTCCCTGATGTGGCTGCCATCATCCCCGGTGGCAGTGCGCCACGGGCACGATTCGGCTGCCACGACTGCGTGCGGTGGGTGGGTGCAGGGTCCGGGAAAAGGCTCGCGTGGGGGCTACCTGCTCCCCCTCCGCGGCAGGGGAGGCGAGCGGGGCGAGGGGCTGGGCTGCGCCCCAGCTTGTGCCGCTGCTCCCCTCGGGTCGTCGGCTGGGGGGGACGACGTGTGGCCCATCGCATGGTTTCAGTcacgctccccccccccgtgctCCGACCGTGCCGGGACGATGCCGAACGCCCTCGTAAATAACAGCTGAGCTCTGCCCGCCCGGGTGCGGCCCCGCGGcgccctgccagcccccccgAGAGCCCGCCTTTGCGCGGGAGACGGGAAGAAGAAGGTGCcgtgaggggaggggggggcggcccTGCGCTGGCCTGGAGCCGGGCGGGCGGGCTCGCTGGCCGCCCTCTCcccgcgggggccggggcggcgtCGCCCTCGCCCCTCacggtgtgtgtggggggggggggtgtgggggtgtgtgtgcccccccccgcgGCGCCCTGAGGCaggcgggcgggagcggcgggaggaggagaggggttAAGTTATGTAAGGCGGGTCGGGGAGGGCGGGAGGCAGAGGGGCGCTGCCGGCGGGAGCTGCGTCGCCTCAGGTCGCTGCGGAGCGGGCGACGGCCTTGGGGGCAAGGCCCGCGGGCGGAGGAAAAGCGGCTTAATTCCCCTCCCCGGCCCGCTCCGCCCCTCCGGGTTGCCATGGAGACGgacgggcggcggcggggctgtcAGTGAGGGATCGCACCGGGCacccgggcggcggcggcggaggccgcggcggcggcggcggcagcgatGGACTCGCACTGCGACTGTGCCGAGCCTCCGGCCGCCGAGCAGCCGTCGGGGAGGATTAACAAAACCGCCTTCAAACTGTTCAAGAGGAGGAAATCCGGGGGCACCATGCCGAGCATCTTCGGGGTGAGGAGCAAaggcggggaggggaagggcgCCAGCAAAGCGGGAATGGTGCGGAGCCGGACGCACGACGGCTTGGCCGACGCCgtgctggagagcagcaagaAGGAGGaaccgggcggcggcggcggcggcggcggcggcgagccGCAGAGCAAGGAGGCGCAgggccggccggccggcagCCTCGGCGTCTCCGCCGGCAGCTCGGTGGCCAAGTCGcacagcttcttctccctgcTGAGGAAGAACGGCAGGCCGGAGAACGGCAAGGCGGAGAGCGCGGATCAGCGGGCCGGCGGCAGACAAAAGAAGGGGCTGAAAGGGATCTTCAGCAGCATGCGGTGGCATAAAAAGGACAAATACGgcaaggaggagaggggggaaacCTCGGAGATCCGGTCCGGCCTTATCATGCCGGGGTCTTTGACCGCCAGCCTGGAGTGCATCAAAGAGGAGACGCCAAAACCTTTGTCTGAAACCCCCAACGGCGCGGGAGACGCGGGGCTGGAAGCGCCGCGGGAGAAGCGCGGCGGCGAGGCCCATGCCATGGCCGAGGAGCCCGAAGCGGGCCGTGGGGAGCCGCGGGACAGcgggcccccccccggggaggACCctactcctgctgctgctgctgctgctgctgctgctcctgctgcttctgcttctgctggaAGGCGACCCGAGGAGCTCTGCCGCGAGCGACCGGACCCGGGCGCCAGAGAGGTTGGGACTGCGAAGGATGCAGCCATAACAGGTGACATTCCAATAACGACTATCCCCCTTGTTGAACCTCACTGTGATAGTGGTCAAGAGACGGCAGCCGCCCCTGACCCTTCCTCTGTTGATCCACCCTCAGAGCAATCGATTGATCGTATTTGTTTGATGTTTGCTGACGTGACTTCACTGAAAAGCTTTGACTCTCTTACAGGCTGCGGAGATATTATTGCGGACCATGAGGAGGATGTGGGCAGCGGGAGTGGCGGCTGCGAGAAGAGCACCCCCGGGGCCGGCAAGCTGGGTGCCTCCAAGAAGCACCCCACCATGGTGGCCTaccagggaggaggggaggagatggccAGCCCGGACCAGGTGGATGACACCTACCTGCAGGAGTTCTGGGATATGCTGTCGCAGACAGAGGAGACCCAGAcagaag contains:
- the AMER2 gene encoding APC membrane recruitment protein 2 isoform X1, translating into MDSHCDCAEPPAAEQPSGRINKTAFKLFKRRKSGGTMPSIFGVRSKGGEGKGASKAGMVRSRTHDGLADAVLESSKKEEPGGGGGGGGGEPQSKEAQGRPAGSLGVSAGSSVAKSHSFFSLLRKNGRPENGKAESADQRAGGRQKKGLKGIFSSMRWHKKDKYGKEERGETSEIRSGLIMPGSLTASLECIKEETPKPLSETPNGAGDAGLEAPREKRGGEAHAMAEEPEAGRGEPRDSGPPPGEDPTPAAAAAAAAAPAASASAGRRPEELCRERPDPGAREVGTAKDAAITGDIPITTIPLVEPHCDSGQETAAAPDPSSVDPPSEQSIDRICLMFADVTSLKSFDSLTGCGDIIADHEEDVGSGSGGCEKSTPGAGKLGASKKHPTMVAYQGGGEEMASPDQVDDTYLQEFWDMLSQTEETQTEGGGGGGGGTKKPEGLKENRGIEGPQNRVAVKRGGLHQIPVHLNHKEEQKGREKEQHEGVPNSDEGYWDSTTPGPEEDGSTSIQKETIPRDSYSGDALYDLYTEPDENPPAGPAGEEVTCVPRSKPVSPITTTCSLKTPSSTVKDSKIPISIKHLSSHPASHGADASNSHHVAHHHLAKSEMHRTKIPVSKVLVRRVSNRGLAGTTVKAATYQDSAKK
- the AMER2 gene encoding APC membrane recruitment protein 2 isoform X2; the encoded protein is MDSHCDCAEPPAAEQPSGRINKTAFKLFKRRKSGGTMPSIFGVRSKGGEGKGASKAGMVRSRTHDGLADAVLESSKKEEPGGGGGGGGGEPQSKEAQGRPAGSLGVSAGSSVAKSHSFFSLLRKNGRPENGKAESADQRAGGRQKKGLKGIFSSMRWHKKDKYGKEERGETSEIRSGLIMPGSLTASLECIKEETPKPLSETPNGAGDAGLEAPREKRGGEAHAMAEEPEAGRGEPRDSGPPPGEDPTPAAAAAAAAAPAASASAGRRPEELCRERPDPGAREVGTAKDAAITGCGDIIADHEEDVGSGSGGCEKSTPGAGKLGASKKHPTMVAYQGGGEEMASPDQVDDTYLQEFWDMLSQTEETQTEGGGGGGGGTKKPEGLKENRGIEGPQNRVAVKRGGLHQIPVHLNHKEEQKGREKEQHEGVPNSDEGYWDSTTPGPEEDGSTSIQKETIPRDSYSGDALYDLYTEPDENPPAGPAGEEVTCVPRSKPVSPITTTCSLKTPSSTVKDSKIPISIKHLSSHPASHGADASNSHHVAHHHLAKSEMHRTKIPVSKVLVRRVSNRGLAGTTVKAATYQDSAKK